One stretch of Glycine soja cultivar W05 chromosome 7, ASM419377v2, whole genome shotgun sequence DNA includes these proteins:
- the LOC114418487 gene encoding homeobox-leucine zipper protein ANTHOCYANINLESS 2-like isoform X2: protein MSFGGLLDNKSGSGGARNNVSDIPYNNNNVTNTTTTNNDRMPFGAISQPRLVTTTPTLAKSMFNSSGLSLALQTNIDGQEDVNRMAENTSEPNGLRRSREDEHESRSGSDNMDGASGDEHDAADNPPRKKRYHRHTPQQIQELEALFKECPHPDEKQRLELSRRLCLETRQVKFWFQNRRTQMKTQLERHENTLLRQENDKLRAENMSIRDAMRNPMCSNCGGPAIIGEISLEEQHLRIENARLKDELDRVCVLAGKFLGRPVSSLPSSSLELGMRGNGFAGIPAATTLPLGQDFDMVMSVSMNNNALAMVSPPTSARAAAAGFDRSVERSMFLELALAAMDELVKIAQTGEPLWMRNAEGGREILNNEEYVRTFTPCIGLRPNGFVSEASRENGMVIINSLALVETLMDSNRWAEMFPCIIARTSTTEVISSGINGTRNGALQLMHAELQVLSPLVPVREVNFLRFCKQHAEGVWAVVDVSIDSIRESSGAPTFVNCRRLPSGCVVQDMPNGYSKVTWVEHAEYDESQVHQLYRPLLSSGMGFGAQRWVATLQRQCECLAILMSSAAPSRDHSAITAGGRRSMMKLAQRMTNNFCAGVCASTVHKWNKLNAGNVDEDVRVMTRKSVDDPGEPPGIVLSAATSVWLPVSPHRLFDFLRDERLRSEWDILSNGGPMQEMAHIAKGQDHGNAVSLLRARAINSNQSSMLILQETCIDAAGSLVVYAPVDIPAMHVVMNGGDSAYVALLPSGFAIVPDGPGSRGPPNGPTSTTNGGDNGVTRVSGSLLTVAFQILVNSLPTAKLTVESVETVNNLISCTVQKIKAALHCES, encoded by the exons ATGAGTTTTGGGGGTCTTTTAGACAACAAATCAGGTAGTGGCGGTGCCAGAAACAACGTTTCAGATATTccttacaacaacaacaacgttaccaataccaccaccaccaacaacgATAGAATGCCCTTTGGTGCAATCTCTCAGCCACGCCTCGTGACCACCACTCCCACTTTGGCCAAATCCATGTTCAACTCATCAGGGCTATCTCTGGCACTT CAAACCAATATAGATGGACAAGAAGATGTGAATAGAATGGCCGAGAATACCTCCGAACCGAACGGTTTGAGAAGAAGCCGAGAAGATGAACATGAAAGCAGATCTGGCAGTGACAACATGGACGGCGCTTCCGGCGACGAACACGACGCCGCCGACAACCCTCCGAGGAAAAAACGCTATCACCGACACACCCCTCAGCAGATACAAGAACTTGAAGC GTTGTTCAAGGAGTGTCCTCATCCAGATGAAAAGCAAAGGCTTGAACTGAGTAGAAGGCTGTGTTTGGAAACTCGTCAAGTGAAGTTTTGGTTCCAAAATCGTCGAACCCAAATGAAG ACCCAGTTGGAGCGACACGAGAATACGTTGCTGAGGCAAGAGAACGACAAGCTTCGAGCGGAGAACATGTCCATAAGGGACGCAATGAGGAATCCCATGTGCTCCAATTGCGGTGGCCCAGCCATCATCGGCGAGATTTCTCTGGAAGAGCAGCACCTCCGCATCGAGAACGCGCGCCTCAAGGATGAACTCGACCGCGTGTGTGTACTCGCGGGCAAGTTCTTGGGGCGCCCCGTTTCCTCATTACCGAGTTCCAGTTTGGAGCTCGGCATGAGAGGAAACGGGTTCGCAGGAATACCTGCGGCAACAACGTTGCCGCTGGGACAGGATTTTGACATGGTTATGTCTGTGTCAATGAATAATAATGCGTTGGCTATGGTGTCTCCACCGACGAGTGCTAGGGCGGCCGCGGCCGGATTCGATAGGTCGGTGGAGAGGTCGATGTTTCTTGAGCTTGCCTTGGCTGCTATGGATGAGTTGGTGAAGATAGCGCAGACTGGGGAGCCTCTTTGGATGAGGAATGCTGAAGGAGGGAGGGAAATTTTGAACAATGAGGAGTACGTGAGGACCTTCACTCCTTGCATTGGTTTAAGACCCAATGGGTTTGTGTCTGAGGCCTCTAGGGAAAATGGAATGGTCATCATTAACAGCTTGGCACTTGTTGAGACTCTTATGGACTCG AATCGATGGGCAGAGATGTTTCCTTGTATCATTGCAAGAACCTCCACCACGGAAGTGATATCTAGTGGAATAAACGGAACAAGAAATGGGGCACTTCAATTA ATGCATGCTGAACTTCAAGTTCTTTCCCCTTTGGTGCCGGTTCGTGAGGTGAATTTCCTGCGGTTTTGCAAGCAACACGCAGAAGGGGTGTGGGCTGTGGTGGATGTGTCCATAGATAGCATCCGAGAAAGTTCGGGAGCACCCACTTTTGTGAACTGTAGGAGGCTTCCTTCTGGTTGCGTGGTGCAAGATATGCCCAATGGTTACTCCAAG GTGACATGGGTGGAGCATGCAGAATACGATGAAAGTCAAGTTCACCAGCTCTATAGACCTTTGTTGAGCTCAGGCATGGGGTTTGGTGCCCAACGTTGGGTCGCTACCCTTCAACGCCAATGCGAGTGCCTTGCCATTCTAATGTCCTCAGCAGCACCCTCTCGAGATCATTCCG CAATAACAGCAGGGGGAAGGCGGAGCATGATGAAGCTGGCGCAGCGGATGACGAACAACTTCTGCGCGGGGGTGTGCGCGTCGACGGTGCACAAGTGGAACAAGCTCAACGCCGGCAACGTCGACGAGGACGTCAGGGTCATGACTCGCAAGAGCGTCGACGATCCCGGGGAGCCACCGGGGATCGTCCTCAGCGCCGCCACCTCCGTCTGGCTACCCGTCTCCCCCCACCGCCTCTTCGATTTCCTCCGCGACGAGCGCCTCCGCAGCGAGTGGGACATCCTCTCCAACGGTGGCCCCATGCAGGAGATGGCCCACATCGCCAAGGGCCAAGACCACGGCAACGCAGTCTCTCTCCTTAGAGCCCGT GCGATAAATTCCAACCAGAGTAGCATGCTGATACTGCAGGAGACATGCATAGACGCGGCGGGGTCGCTTGTGGTGTACGCGCCGGTGGATATCCCAGCAATGCACGTTGTAATGAACGGTGGCGATTCTGCTTACGTGGCGTTGTTACCTTCAGGGTTCGCTATCGTCCCCGATGGGCCCGGGTCTCGTGGGCCACCGAACGGGCCCACTTCCACAACAAACGGCGGCGATAACGGCGTGACGCGCGTGAGTGGGTCCCTTCTGACGGTGGCGTTTCAGATCCTTGTGAATAGTCTCCCTACGGCGAAGCTCACGGTAGAGTCGGTGGAAACCGTGAACAACCTCATCTCGTGCACGGTTCAGAAGATCAAAGCCGCGCTCCACTGCGAAAGTTAA
- the LOC114418487 gene encoding homeobox-leucine zipper protein ANTHOCYANINLESS 2-like isoform X1: MSFGGLLDNKSGSGGARNNVSDIPYNNNNVTNTTTTNNDRMPFGAISQPRLVTTTPTLAKSMFNSSGLSLALQQTNIDGQEDVNRMAENTSEPNGLRRSREDEHESRSGSDNMDGASGDEHDAADNPPRKKRYHRHTPQQIQELEALFKECPHPDEKQRLELSRRLCLETRQVKFWFQNRRTQMKTQLERHENTLLRQENDKLRAENMSIRDAMRNPMCSNCGGPAIIGEISLEEQHLRIENARLKDELDRVCVLAGKFLGRPVSSLPSSSLELGMRGNGFAGIPAATTLPLGQDFDMVMSVSMNNNALAMVSPPTSARAAAAGFDRSVERSMFLELALAAMDELVKIAQTGEPLWMRNAEGGREILNNEEYVRTFTPCIGLRPNGFVSEASRENGMVIINSLALVETLMDSNRWAEMFPCIIARTSTTEVISSGINGTRNGALQLMHAELQVLSPLVPVREVNFLRFCKQHAEGVWAVVDVSIDSIRESSGAPTFVNCRRLPSGCVVQDMPNGYSKVTWVEHAEYDESQVHQLYRPLLSSGMGFGAQRWVATLQRQCECLAILMSSAAPSRDHSAITAGGRRSMMKLAQRMTNNFCAGVCASTVHKWNKLNAGNVDEDVRVMTRKSVDDPGEPPGIVLSAATSVWLPVSPHRLFDFLRDERLRSEWDILSNGGPMQEMAHIAKGQDHGNAVSLLRARAINSNQSSMLILQETCIDAAGSLVVYAPVDIPAMHVVMNGGDSAYVALLPSGFAIVPDGPGSRGPPNGPTSTTNGGDNGVTRVSGSLLTVAFQILVNSLPTAKLTVESVETVNNLISCTVQKIKAALHCES; encoded by the exons ATGAGTTTTGGGGGTCTTTTAGACAACAAATCAGGTAGTGGCGGTGCCAGAAACAACGTTTCAGATATTccttacaacaacaacaacgttaccaataccaccaccaccaacaacgATAGAATGCCCTTTGGTGCAATCTCTCAGCCACGCCTCGTGACCACCACTCCCACTTTGGCCAAATCCATGTTCAACTCATCAGGGCTATCTCTGGCACTT CAGCAAACCAATATAGATGGACAAGAAGATGTGAATAGAATGGCCGAGAATACCTCCGAACCGAACGGTTTGAGAAGAAGCCGAGAAGATGAACATGAAAGCAGATCTGGCAGTGACAACATGGACGGCGCTTCCGGCGACGAACACGACGCCGCCGACAACCCTCCGAGGAAAAAACGCTATCACCGACACACCCCTCAGCAGATACAAGAACTTGAAGC GTTGTTCAAGGAGTGTCCTCATCCAGATGAAAAGCAAAGGCTTGAACTGAGTAGAAGGCTGTGTTTGGAAACTCGTCAAGTGAAGTTTTGGTTCCAAAATCGTCGAACCCAAATGAAG ACCCAGTTGGAGCGACACGAGAATACGTTGCTGAGGCAAGAGAACGACAAGCTTCGAGCGGAGAACATGTCCATAAGGGACGCAATGAGGAATCCCATGTGCTCCAATTGCGGTGGCCCAGCCATCATCGGCGAGATTTCTCTGGAAGAGCAGCACCTCCGCATCGAGAACGCGCGCCTCAAGGATGAACTCGACCGCGTGTGTGTACTCGCGGGCAAGTTCTTGGGGCGCCCCGTTTCCTCATTACCGAGTTCCAGTTTGGAGCTCGGCATGAGAGGAAACGGGTTCGCAGGAATACCTGCGGCAACAACGTTGCCGCTGGGACAGGATTTTGACATGGTTATGTCTGTGTCAATGAATAATAATGCGTTGGCTATGGTGTCTCCACCGACGAGTGCTAGGGCGGCCGCGGCCGGATTCGATAGGTCGGTGGAGAGGTCGATGTTTCTTGAGCTTGCCTTGGCTGCTATGGATGAGTTGGTGAAGATAGCGCAGACTGGGGAGCCTCTTTGGATGAGGAATGCTGAAGGAGGGAGGGAAATTTTGAACAATGAGGAGTACGTGAGGACCTTCACTCCTTGCATTGGTTTAAGACCCAATGGGTTTGTGTCTGAGGCCTCTAGGGAAAATGGAATGGTCATCATTAACAGCTTGGCACTTGTTGAGACTCTTATGGACTCG AATCGATGGGCAGAGATGTTTCCTTGTATCATTGCAAGAACCTCCACCACGGAAGTGATATCTAGTGGAATAAACGGAACAAGAAATGGGGCACTTCAATTA ATGCATGCTGAACTTCAAGTTCTTTCCCCTTTGGTGCCGGTTCGTGAGGTGAATTTCCTGCGGTTTTGCAAGCAACACGCAGAAGGGGTGTGGGCTGTGGTGGATGTGTCCATAGATAGCATCCGAGAAAGTTCGGGAGCACCCACTTTTGTGAACTGTAGGAGGCTTCCTTCTGGTTGCGTGGTGCAAGATATGCCCAATGGTTACTCCAAG GTGACATGGGTGGAGCATGCAGAATACGATGAAAGTCAAGTTCACCAGCTCTATAGACCTTTGTTGAGCTCAGGCATGGGGTTTGGTGCCCAACGTTGGGTCGCTACCCTTCAACGCCAATGCGAGTGCCTTGCCATTCTAATGTCCTCAGCAGCACCCTCTCGAGATCATTCCG CAATAACAGCAGGGGGAAGGCGGAGCATGATGAAGCTGGCGCAGCGGATGACGAACAACTTCTGCGCGGGGGTGTGCGCGTCGACGGTGCACAAGTGGAACAAGCTCAACGCCGGCAACGTCGACGAGGACGTCAGGGTCATGACTCGCAAGAGCGTCGACGATCCCGGGGAGCCACCGGGGATCGTCCTCAGCGCCGCCACCTCCGTCTGGCTACCCGTCTCCCCCCACCGCCTCTTCGATTTCCTCCGCGACGAGCGCCTCCGCAGCGAGTGGGACATCCTCTCCAACGGTGGCCCCATGCAGGAGATGGCCCACATCGCCAAGGGCCAAGACCACGGCAACGCAGTCTCTCTCCTTAGAGCCCGT GCGATAAATTCCAACCAGAGTAGCATGCTGATACTGCAGGAGACATGCATAGACGCGGCGGGGTCGCTTGTGGTGTACGCGCCGGTGGATATCCCAGCAATGCACGTTGTAATGAACGGTGGCGATTCTGCTTACGTGGCGTTGTTACCTTCAGGGTTCGCTATCGTCCCCGATGGGCCCGGGTCTCGTGGGCCACCGAACGGGCCCACTTCCACAACAAACGGCGGCGATAACGGCGTGACGCGCGTGAGTGGGTCCCTTCTGACGGTGGCGTTTCAGATCCTTGTGAATAGTCTCCCTACGGCGAAGCTCACGGTAGAGTCGGTGGAAACCGTGAACAACCTCATCTCGTGCACGGTTCAGAAGATCAAAGCCGCGCTCCACTGCGAAAGTTAA